The window GATACGCAATCAAAAGTAACGGGTCAAAATGAATTAAAACAAGATGACTTTTTATCGTTACTGACTAAACAACTTGCCCAGCAAGACCCGTTTAAACCGGTTGGCAACGATCAGATGATTGCCCAAATGGCGTCATTTGCAACGGTTGATGGCATCAATCAAATGAATGAACAATTTGGTAGCTTGAATTCAGCCATGACATCAAGCCAAGCACTGCAAGCCTCATCACTTGTGGGGCGTGATGTGTTAATCCCTGGTGCGACTGGTGTGAAAAAAGCAGAAGGTGGCATCACCGGGATGGTCAAGCTACCACAAGCCCTTGATAACATGATGGTACGTATTGAAAACGAGCAAGGGCAGTTAATCAAAACCTTCGATCTTGGTGCTAAGCCTCCAGGCGAACACCGCCTAGAATGGGATGGTACCGATGAAGATGGCAAACCGTTGCCAGAAGGTCGCTACCAAGTGAAAGCGTCAGGTATGGTGGGCGGGGAAAACCGA is drawn from Photobacterium profundum SS9 and contains these coding sequences:
- the flgD gene encoding flagellar hook assembly protein FlgD, which encodes MAGITGAGQSNLSYLDQLKGMQEKKLQDTQSKVTGQNELKQDDFLSLLTKQLAQQDPFKPVGNDQMIAQMASFATVDGINQMNEQFGSLNSAMTSSQALQASSLVGRDVLIPGATGVKKAEGGITGMVKLPQALDNMMVRIENEQGQLIKTFDLGAKPPGEHRLEWDGTDEDGKPLPEGRYQVKASGMVGGENREFEVSTYANVNSVLLGNGDGNVMLNLAGHNSPFKLAEVLEVGKA